A genome region from Verrucomicrobiota bacterium includes the following:
- a CDS encoding serine hydrolase — protein sequence MTRARATVSEIDFQRRAAPPSHRASLDQLAQPLQPSRRLVAVPLSCAARVIPVLLLLVACSQRALAASPLEAAVLRAVREARFDRVLDFGPANEDAAKPASPKTIAHVPHVDVAVIQLNRDGQVTASANVLLSRDYPEGLIVPVSLDQGAAAVRFRRWDIARWNGGDFKPGESLPVTTKGWTHDPPLTEDDDLIPGRTNAAFQFMAPYPASLFKLLVAFHVMRMVDDGSLTLDTPHTFSVANQKDETRPLRAWLDPMVTESNNRATQALLQLLHRHSRIETMNREFRELRLPTLQINGTRAADGRNWQTDRIHMTAFDTARLLLLIEGPSGDLWRAPDGRAVNARFLSESSRAFLKQLLAEQGLNEALSTANLAGVRHVRPGLPSQIAARWINPTNGIVVVDGVNFGVDVRASNAVAEVTFAHKTGLTYNYASDAGIVTSLPGRPFRRYILVFLSNLGYRYVDEVFADRTKGPYADPVSPISYTQRIPALARAIDDAIRETR from the coding sequence ATGACCAGGGCCAGGGCAACCGTTTCAGAAATTGATTTCCAGCGTCGGGCCGCCCCACCGTCGCACAGGGCGAGCCTCGATCAGCTCGCCCAACCGCTTCAGCCGTCCCGTCGTCTGGTGGCCGTTCCGTTGAGTTGCGCTGCCCGAGTCATCCCCGTGCTCCTGTTGCTCGTCGCATGTTCCCAACGCGCGCTGGCGGCTTCGCCATTGGAGGCCGCGGTGCTGCGTGCCGTGCGCGAGGCGCGCTTCGACCGCGTGCTCGACTTCGGGCCTGCCAATGAGGATGCAGCCAAGCCGGCCTCGCCGAAAACCATCGCCCACGTGCCCCATGTGGATGTTGCGGTCATTCAACTCAATCGGGACGGTCAGGTGACGGCATCCGCCAATGTGCTGCTGTCACGCGACTATCCCGAGGGATTGATTGTCCCAGTCAGCCTGGACCAGGGCGCGGCCGCCGTCCGGTTTCGTCGTTGGGACATCGCGCGCTGGAACGGCGGCGACTTCAAGCCGGGCGAGTCCCTGCCGGTGACCACCAAAGGTTGGACCCACGATCCGCCGTTGACCGAGGACGACGATCTGATTCCCGGGCGCACGAATGCCGCCTTCCAGTTTATGGCCCCCTACCCGGCCTCGCTCTTCAAGCTGCTCGTCGCCTTCCACGTCATGCGGATGGTGGACGACGGATCGTTGACGCTCGACACGCCGCACACCTTTTCCGTCGCGAACCAGAAGGACGAGACCCGTCCGCTCCGGGCCTGGCTGGACCCGATGGTGACCGAGTCGAACAATCGCGCCACCCAGGCCTTGCTCCAGCTTTTGCACCGACACTCCCGCATCGAGACCATGAATCGGGAGTTTCGGGAACTGCGTTTGCCGACGTTGCAGATCAATGGGACCCGCGCGGCAGACGGTCGGAACTGGCAAACGGATCGGATTCACATGACCGCCTTCGACACCGCCCGCCTGCTGCTGCTCATCGAAGGTCCGTCCGGCGATTTGTGGCGCGCCCCGGATGGCCGGGCGGTGAACGCGCGGTTTCTCAGCGAATCGAGCCGGGCCTTTCTCAAACAACTGCTGGCGGAGCAAGGGCTGAACGAGGCGTTGTCCACCGCCAATCTGGCCGGGGTTCGCCATGTGCGCCCGGGCCTGCCCTCGCAAATTGCCGCACGCTGGATCAACCCCACCAACGGCATCGTCGTCGTGGACGGCGTGAACTTCGGAGTCGATGTCCGCGCGAGCAACGCCGTGGCGGAAGTGACCTTTGCGCACAAAACCGGACTCACCTACAACTACGCGTCCGACGCCGGCATCGTGACCTCATTGCCGGGGCGGCCGTTCCGGCGCTACATCCTCGTGTTCCTGAGCAACCTCGGTTACCGCTACGTGGACGAAGTCTTTGCGGATCGGACGAAGGGGCCTTATGCGGATCCCGTCAGTCCGATCAGCTACACTCAGCGCATTCCCGCGCTGGCCAGAGCTATCGACGACGCGATCCGTGAGACGCGCTGA
- a CDS encoding DUF393 domain-containing protein, producing the protein MNTEMPIQNEGSATRGWIFYDAGCVACVACRNRTGRLFESRGFRWVPLQTPGAAEWLGVSETAFATRMHLLSADGAVRHNADAFGVLCRSVCWLWPVGVLLLVPGFRELGQLTYEWIARNRHCFGGKCRVPETRSADFQIGSSHAKRCPSRIGNRRSLSWLPLVLLPSTIISLRGELLPWVFMWLLAFAIYAGCKWLTYEDALASGVRAPFRSRLTYLLLWPGMSFKEFVGTPLTVREPARWLAPAAKTLVGATLVWFAVPVVPADAELLRGWVGMIGLIMMLHFGTFHLLALTLQAAGFSARPNMNAPLLARSLADFWGRRWNTGFSVLADRYGFRPLTPRFGPRAGLVIVFLASGLIHDLVIGFPAGGGFGLPTLYFALQAVGLFVERTPLIRRRPWLNRLFAWLVLLVPLGCLLPPVFVRNIILPMLNAIGAN; encoded by the coding sequence GTGAATACAGAAATGCCAATACAAAACGAAGGCAGCGCTACCCGTGGTTGGATCTTCTACGACGCGGGGTGCGTGGCGTGTGTCGCGTGCCGCAACCGCACCGGGCGGTTGTTTGAGTCGCGCGGTTTCCGCTGGGTGCCGTTGCAAACACCCGGCGCTGCGGAGTGGCTTGGCGTCAGTGAGACTGCCTTCGCCACGCGGATGCACCTCTTGAGCGCCGACGGTGCGGTGCGCCACAACGCGGACGCCTTCGGCGTGCTCTGCCGTTCGGTGTGCTGGTTGTGGCCAGTGGGTGTGCTGCTGCTCGTGCCGGGCTTCCGAGAACTCGGCCAGCTGACCTACGAATGGATTGCCCGCAATCGCCACTGTTTCGGAGGGAAGTGCCGGGTGCCCGAAACTCGGAGCGCCGATTTCCAAATCGGCTCGTCGCATGCCAAGCGATGCCCAAGCCGAATTGGAAATCGGCGTTCCTTGAGCTGGCTGCCGCTCGTCCTGCTTCCGTCAACGATCATCTCGCTGCGTGGCGAATTGCTGCCCTGGGTCTTCATGTGGCTGCTCGCGTTCGCCATTTACGCCGGCTGCAAGTGGCTCACCTATGAGGACGCCTTGGCCTCGGGAGTGCGGGCCCCGTTCCGGTCGCGCCTCACATATCTGCTGCTCTGGCCGGGCATGTCCTTTAAGGAATTCGTTGGAACTCCCTTGACTGTCCGCGAACCGGCGCGGTGGCTGGCCCCTGCGGCGAAGACGCTCGTCGGGGCGACGTTGGTCTGGTTTGCCGTTCCGGTCGTCCCGGCCGATGCCGAACTGCTGCGCGGCTGGGTGGGCATGATCGGTCTCATCATGATGTTGCACTTCGGGACGTTTCACCTGCTCGCACTGACGCTCCAGGCCGCTGGCTTTAGCGCCCGGCCCAACATGAACGCTCCGCTTCTGGCCCGTTCCTTGGCGGACTTCTGGGGGCGGCGCTGGAACACCGGCTTTAGCGTGCTCGCAGACCGCTACGGTTTTCGTCCGCTCACCCCGCGCTTCGGTCCCCGCGCCGGGCTGGTGATCGTGTTCCTCGCGTCGGGTCTGATCCACGACCTGGTCATCGGGTTCCCGGCTGGTGGTGGTTTCGGTCTGCCCACACTTTATTTTGCGCTACAAGCCGTCGGCCTGTTCGTTGAACGGACCCCGCTGATCCGCCGTCGTCCGTGGTTGAACCGGTTGTTTGCGTGGCTCGTGTTGCTGGTGCCGCTCGGTTGCCTCCTTCCTCCCGTGTTCGTCCGCAACATCATCCTGCCGATGCTGAATGCCATCGGCGCCAACTGA
- a CDS encoding MarR family transcriptional regulator, with product MGTRWGMNRTVAQIGALLFISPKPLNAADICDALTVARSNVSNSLKELQGWGIMRLTLVPGDKRDHLESMEDVWELFRTVLNERKKREIDPTLAVLGECLVEADKDEATSEHADIRMRELADFFEVTTAWYAQASCSPTSAVTKLLTLGDKARKLHGMGH from the coding sequence ATGGGCACCCGCTGGGGCATGAACCGCACGGTCGCCCAGATTGGCGCGTTGCTCTTCATTTCACCCAAGCCGCTCAATGCCGCGGACATCTGTGACGCCCTCACCGTGGCCCGCTCGAACGTCAGCAACAGCCTCAAGGAACTCCAGGGCTGGGGCATTATGCGGCTTACCCTTGTGCCGGGCGACAAGCGGGATCATCTCGAGTCGATGGAAGACGTGTGGGAGCTGTTCCGCACCGTGCTGAATGAGCGGAAGAAGCGCGAGATCGACCCCACGCTGGCCGTGCTCGGCGAGTGCCTCGTTGAGGCGGACAAGGACGAGGCGACCAGCGAACACGCCGACATCCGGATGCGCGAGCTGGCGGACTTCTTCGAGGTGACCACCGCGTGGTATGCGCAGGCGAGCTGCTCGCCAACCAGCGCCGTCACCAAACTGCTGACCCTCGGCGACAAAGCCCGCAAGCTGCATGGTATGGGCCACTGA
- a CDS encoding DUF1553 domain-containing protein: protein MSIDLPRHLSASFRRIGWSVQHQRRLPFTPLRIRPCRFLVPLALALSSFLPLEILAATDQKPPASATTSSAWASLYHARLDWWSLRPPASSPIPKVRNTDWPRHDIDRFILARLEQQGLTPAAPARPRTLARRLSLILTGLPPTPVQVGRLAADASDSACDRLVDELLESPHFGERWARHWMDVVHYADTHGYEWDVPAKGAWRYRDYLVRAFNTDVPFQRLILEQIAGDEIEPRLDPVSGLNESLLGLMSMRLGERRHGDNAAAEGVTQEAVANIIDTVSKGFLATTVACAQCHDHKLDAISQQDYYAMAGLFMNTRWGARPAESRDPNAALFPEMRRIKSQIRSELGRRWINSRPRILERLCALPRDHPTNTANAKFPESIAEFWRRSASHPVRAEALREEIRRRRSLNATNLAVVADFSRPGAESGWRWEGAGLRHGLVQHGEPVLALSGTNLLAHLLPAGRWSHVWSPRLAGRVQSPLLDTRAPSVRSLTLGYAAGQFAARAFIIDHAFHSERMAFLNQPWPGWTTIKAGDFDTLEGGIDRLERRVYLEIATKSLNNYFPPRTGYGGVKESDLADERSWFGLSRVISHSPGQPRLDELGRFEGLLDRGAPLDEGLAELMTGAARRWLDGHCEEEDVLLLNEALQLGLLENETDSFPEWQNLAEQYRRLERRIVPERTVGAAEDWREAIDEKLAVRGNYHDFGLAVPRGGIAFLGGPSPLHHPHSGGRLEFARGIAHPENPLTARVIVNRIWQHLFGEGLVRTPDDFGRLGEKPSHPELLDYLALRFMNEGWSVKRLIRLLVTSSTWKQDGIPSGRAKEIDPDNRLLHHFSPRRLDAESIRDSMLAVSGRLDPTFYGPPIDPPRAAEDPAKRLWSGPVDGQGRRSLYTKITLMEPPRFLAIFNQPIPKQTTGKRDLTQVPDQALALLNDPLVHHLAAHWAQRALSSPPEVVDERLRSMFHEALARPPSTVELDRLRSFSHRSARLRGVAEEALLHSKPVWQDVAHSLFNTKEFLYVF from the coding sequence ATGTCCATTGACCTCCCCCGACACCTTTCGGCCTCCTTCCGCCGAATCGGGTGGAGCGTCCAGCATCAACGGCGCCTGCCGTTTACCCCCCTCCGAATTCGTCCCTGCAGGTTCCTGGTTCCACTCGCCTTGGCCCTTTCGTCGTTCCTGCCGCTCGAAATCCTGGCCGCCACGGATCAGAAGCCGCCCGCCTCAGCGACCACCTCAAGCGCCTGGGCATCCCTCTACCACGCCAGGCTCGATTGGTGGAGCCTTCGTCCCCCAGCCTCATCGCCAATCCCCAAAGTCCGCAACACCGACTGGCCGCGTCACGACATCGATCGCTTCATCCTCGCGCGCCTCGAACAACAAGGTCTCACACCCGCCGCTCCCGCCCGTCCGCGCACACTCGCTCGCCGGCTCAGCTTGATCCTGACCGGCCTGCCCCCTACACCGGTTCAAGTCGGGCGCCTGGCCGCAGACGCTTCCGATTCAGCCTGCGATCGCCTCGTGGATGAACTGCTCGAAAGCCCCCACTTCGGCGAACGATGGGCGCGGCATTGGATGGATGTGGTCCACTACGCCGATACCCACGGGTATGAATGGGATGTGCCGGCAAAGGGCGCCTGGCGCTACCGCGATTATCTGGTTCGGGCTTTCAACACCGATGTTCCCTTTCAACGCCTGATCCTCGAACAGATCGCCGGCGATGAAATAGAACCGCGGCTCGACCCTGTTTCCGGATTGAACGAATCACTGCTCGGCCTGATGTCGATGCGACTCGGCGAAAGGCGTCATGGGGACAATGCGGCGGCGGAAGGCGTCACGCAGGAAGCGGTCGCCAATATCATCGACACCGTCTCCAAAGGTTTCCTGGCCACCACCGTGGCTTGCGCCCAGTGCCACGACCACAAACTCGACGCCATTTCGCAGCAGGATTACTACGCCATGGCGGGATTGTTCATGAACACCCGCTGGGGAGCACGGCCGGCCGAGTCACGCGATCCCAACGCCGCCCTGTTTCCCGAAATGCGTCGGATCAAGTCTCAGATTCGTTCTGAACTCGGTCGGCGTTGGATCAACTCGCGTCCCCGCATCCTCGAACGTCTCTGTGCCCTCCCCCGGGATCACCCCACCAACACGGCAAACGCCAAATTTCCCGAATCCATCGCTGAGTTCTGGCGCCGATCTGCCAGCCACCCCGTCCGCGCCGAAGCTCTGCGAGAAGAAATCCGCCGCCGCCGCTCCCTCAACGCCACCAACCTGGCGGTCGTGGCCGATTTTTCCCGGCCAGGCGCTGAATCCGGCTGGCGCTGGGAAGGAGCCGGACTCCGCCACGGCCTCGTCCAACACGGCGAACCCGTCCTCGCTCTCTCCGGGACGAACCTCCTCGCCCATCTCCTGCCCGCCGGACGTTGGTCGCACGTCTGGTCACCCAGGCTGGCCGGACGCGTGCAAAGTCCTCTGCTCGACACCCGAGCCCCTTCCGTTCGCAGTCTCACGCTGGGTTATGCCGCCGGTCAGTTCGCCGCGCGCGCCTTCATCATCGACCACGCGTTCCACTCGGAACGGATGGCGTTTCTGAACCAACCCTGGCCCGGGTGGACCACCATCAAAGCGGGCGACTTCGACACGCTGGAGGGGGGAATCGATCGCCTCGAACGCAGGGTGTACCTCGAAATCGCCACCAAATCCCTGAACAATTACTTCCCGCCCCGCACCGGCTATGGCGGAGTCAAAGAGTCCGATCTTGCCGATGAACGCTCCTGGTTCGGCTTGAGCCGGGTGATTTCCCACTCCCCCGGACAACCGCGTTTGGACGAACTCGGACGTTTCGAGGGGCTCCTCGATCGTGGCGCGCCCTTGGATGAAGGGCTGGCCGAACTCATGACGGGCGCCGCGCGACGCTGGCTCGACGGGCATTGCGAGGAAGAGGACGTTTTGTTACTCAACGAAGCGCTTCAGCTCGGCTTGCTCGAAAACGAAACCGACTCGTTTCCCGAATGGCAAAACCTCGCCGAGCAGTATCGACGACTGGAACGTCGGATCGTGCCGGAGCGAACCGTCGGTGCGGCCGAGGATTGGCGCGAAGCGATCGACGAAAAACTCGCCGTTCGGGGTAACTACCATGATTTCGGCCTTGCAGTCCCCCGCGGCGGCATCGCCTTTCTGGGGGGGCCATCCCCACTCCATCACCCTCATTCCGGCGGCAGGCTCGAATTCGCGCGCGGCATTGCTCACCCCGAGAACCCTCTGACCGCCCGCGTCATCGTCAACCGCATCTGGCAGCACCTCTTCGGCGAAGGCTTGGTTCGGACCCCGGACGACTTCGGTCGCCTTGGCGAAAAGCCTTCCCACCCGGAATTGCTCGATTATCTCGCCCTTCGATTCATGAACGAAGGATGGTCCGTCAAACGTCTCATCCGCCTCCTCGTCACTTCGTCAACGTGGAAACAAGACGGGATCCCATCCGGCCGTGCCAAGGAAATCGATCCGGACAACCGCCTTTTGCATCATTTTTCTCCCCGCCGGCTTGATGCGGAATCGATTCGAGACAGCATGCTCGCCGTTTCCGGACGGCTCGATCCAACGTTCTACGGCCCTCCCATCGACCCTCCTCGCGCCGCCGAGGATCCTGCCAAACGCCTGTGGAGCGGACCGGTCGATGGACAAGGCAGGCGCAGTCTTTACACCAAGATCACGCTCATGGAACCCCCGCGATTCCTGGCCATCTTCAACCAGCCGATTCCGAAGCAAACCACCGGCAAACGGGACCTCACCCAAGTCCCCGACCAAGCCCTCGCTCTGCTCAACGATCCACTCGTGCATCATTTGGCCGCCCATTGGGCGCAACGCGCTCTCTCGTCCCCTCCGGAAGTGGTCGATGAGCGATTGCGAAGCATGTTCCACGAAGCGCTCGCACGGCCCCCGTCAACCGTCGAATTGGATCGGCTGCGATCTTTCTCCCATCGCTCCGCCCGCTTGCGAGGCGTGGCGGAAGAAGCCCTGCTCCACTCCAAACCGGTCTGGCAGGACGTGGCTCATTCGCTGTTCAACACCAAGGAGTTTCTCTATGTCTTCTGA
- a CDS encoding SMP-30/gluconolactonase/LRE family protein codes for MNLPFAISAADSGPTPLTLIAPGATLTKLGDGYAFTEGPAADREGHVYFTDQPNDRIVRWDANTSQFSDWLKPAGRANGTYFTKNGHLLVCADEKNELWSIAPDKTVTVLIKDFGGKLLNGPNDLWIRPDGGLYFTDPLYKRSYWQRDPSAQQDGQHVYFVSPDRKNIKRVATDLRQPNGIIGTPDGKTLYVADIGARKTYSYAVTPSGELEAKRLFCELGSDGMTIDRDGNLYLTGRGVTIFDPKGKQIENIAVPEGWTANVTFGGKDRDLLFITASKSVYGLKMRVKGAQ; via the coding sequence ATGAACCTGCCCTTCGCCATTTCCGCGGCCGACTCAGGCCCGACTCCGCTGACGCTGATCGCGCCGGGGGCAACGCTCACAAAGTTGGGCGACGGTTATGCCTTTACAGAAGGCCCGGCAGCCGACCGCGAGGGACACGTCTATTTCACCGATCAACCCAACGACCGCATCGTCCGCTGGGACGCTAATACCAGCCAGTTTTCCGATTGGCTCAAGCCGGCCGGCCGGGCCAACGGCACCTACTTTACCAAGAATGGACACCTGCTCGTCTGCGCCGACGAAAAGAACGAGCTCTGGTCCATCGCACCCGATAAGACGGTCACCGTGCTGATCAAGGATTTCGGCGGAAAACTGCTGAATGGACCGAACGACCTGTGGATTCGTCCGGATGGCGGCCTCTATTTTACCGACCCACTCTACAAACGTTCCTACTGGCAGCGCGATCCCAGTGCTCAACAGGACGGTCAGCATGTCTATTTCGTCTCCCCCGATCGCAAGAACATCAAACGCGTCGCGACGGACCTTCGGCAACCCAACGGGATAATCGGTACACCAGACGGCAAGACGCTCTACGTGGCGGACATCGGCGCCCGGAAAACGTATTCCTATGCGGTCACGCCGAGTGGTGAGCTGGAGGCGAAACGTCTCTTCTGCGAACTCGGGTCTGATGGAATGACCATCGATCGCGACGGAAACCTGTATCTCACCGGCCGCGGCGTCACCATCTTCGATCCGAAGGGCAAGCAGATCGAAAACATCGCCGTCCCGGAAGGCTGGACCGCCAACGTCACATTCGGCGGCAAAGATCGCGACCTGCTCTTCATCACCGCCAGCAAGAGCGTCTACGGTCTCAAGATGCGAGTGAAAGGCGCCCAATAA
- the deoC gene encoding deoxyribose-phosphate aldolase, whose amino-acid sequence MKYTYEQLAKMIDHSLLHPTMTDQELEDGCKLAAKYGVASVCIKPYAVKRAAELLRGSGVNVGAVIGFPHGNSTTESKRYETELACRDGAVEIDMVINLGKALSGDWAYVERDVKAVCDEAHQRGAVVKVIFENDYLTKGGASLSSDDFKRKLCELCERAGADWVKTSSGYGFVKQADGSYNYKGATEHDLTLMRASVSAKVQVKAAGGVRDLDGLIKVRDLGATRCGATATAAMLDDYRRRAAAGQTGTAMEGRSSALGAGGY is encoded by the coding sequence ATGAAATACACCTACGAACAACTCGCCAAGATGATTGACCACTCGCTCCTGCATCCGACCATGACGGATCAGGAGTTGGAGGACGGCTGCAAGCTCGCCGCGAAATACGGCGTCGCCTCCGTCTGCATCAAACCCTACGCCGTCAAGCGCGCGGCCGAACTCCTCCGCGGAAGCGGCGTCAACGTCGGCGCGGTGATTGGTTTTCCCCATGGCAATTCCACCACCGAATCCAAGCGTTACGAAACCGAACTGGCCTGCCGAGATGGAGCCGTGGAGATTGACATGGTCATCAACCTCGGCAAGGCGTTGAGCGGCGACTGGGCCTACGTTGAGCGTGACGTGAAAGCCGTCTGTGACGAAGCCCACCAACGCGGTGCAGTGGTGAAGGTGATCTTCGAGAACGACTACCTCACCAAGGGCGGCGCCAGCCTGAGCAGTGACGACTTCAAGCGCAAACTCTGTGAACTGTGCGAGCGCGCCGGCGCCGACTGGGTGAAGACCTCCAGCGGTTACGGTTTCGTGAAGCAGGCCGACGGTAGCTACAACTACAAGGGCGCGACTGAACACGACCTCACGCTCATGCGCGCGAGCGTCTCGGCGAAGGTGCAGGTCAAAGCGGCCGGCGGTGTGCGCGACCTCGATGGGCTGATCAAAGTTCGCGATTTGGGAGCGACCCGGTGCGGCGCCACCGCCACTGCTGCCATGCTCGATGACTATCGGCGACGCGCCGCCGCCGGGCAGACGGGCACGGCGATGGAGGGCCGCTCTTCGGCCCTGGGTGCGGGCGGTTATTGA
- a CDS encoding type II secretion system F family protein, with product MPNFSYVARQAGSGKEVKGVMDRPTEQAAIADLLNQNLLVVEIAENVTRKGKMAGGAVTLQNQVVFTRQLATMIDAGLAVVQSLQALAEQTSNKVMRDVIKDVTARVEQGDNFSQALSKHPKVFDRLYVCMVEAGEKGGLLSEILSRLATYLENTARLRKKVKSAMMYPTAVTLIAIGITIFLLVKVVPVFKDIFSGFGAKLPAPTEYLIMVSELVQNYILVVLGILAAMIYGWFAYIKTKPGREFWDRTRIKLPIFGVIAHKICLSRFTRTLASLIRSGVPILEVLNIVANTVGNVIMEKAIREASNDIERGEGISAALAKHPVFPTMIIRMMTAGEQTGKIDAMLERVANFLDEEIETTLSGLTSLIEPLLIVFLGVVVGGIVVCMFLPIFKMSEIINPPKR from the coding sequence ATGCCGAATTTTAGCTACGTTGCCCGCCAAGCCGGTTCCGGCAAAGAGGTCAAAGGGGTCATGGATCGGCCCACGGAACAGGCGGCGATTGCGGACCTTCTGAACCAGAACCTGCTGGTGGTTGAGATTGCGGAGAACGTCACCCGCAAGGGAAAGATGGCCGGGGGTGCCGTGACGCTTCAGAACCAAGTCGTTTTTACGCGTCAATTGGCCACCATGATCGACGCCGGTCTGGCCGTGGTGCAGTCCCTGCAAGCCCTTGCTGAGCAGACTTCAAACAAGGTGATGCGCGATGTGATCAAGGACGTCACGGCGCGGGTCGAACAGGGTGATAATTTCTCCCAGGCCCTTAGCAAGCATCCCAAGGTGTTTGATCGGCTCTATGTCTGCATGGTTGAGGCCGGCGAGAAGGGAGGGTTGCTCTCGGAAATCCTGTCGCGTCTGGCCACCTACTTGGAAAATACCGCCCGCCTGCGCAAGAAGGTGAAGTCGGCCATGATGTATCCGACGGCGGTGACCCTGATTGCCATCGGCATCACCATTTTCCTGCTGGTCAAGGTCGTGCCGGTCTTCAAGGACATTTTCAGCGGATTCGGCGCCAAACTGCCGGCCCCGACCGAGTATCTCATCATGGTGAGTGAACTCGTTCAGAATTACATCCTGGTGGTGCTTGGGATCCTGGCCGCGATGATCTATGGCTGGTTCGCGTACATCAAGACGAAGCCGGGTCGCGAATTCTGGGATCGCACGCGCATCAAGCTGCCCATTTTCGGAGTGATCGCTCACAAAATCTGCCTGTCTCGATTCACGCGCACCCTGGCCTCCTTGATCCGTTCCGGTGTGCCGATTCTCGAGGTCCTCAACATTGTGGCGAACACGGTGGGGAATGTGATCATGGAAAAGGCCATTCGGGAGGCTTCCAATGATATCGAACGAGGCGAAGGAATCTCCGCCGCACTCGCCAAGCATCCGGTGTTTCCCACGATGATCATCCGCATGATGACCGCCGGCGAACAAACCGGCAAAATCGACGCGATGCTTGAGCGTGTCGCCAACTTCCTCGATGAGGAAATCGAAACGACCCTGTCTGGTTTGACCTCGCTCATCGAACCGCTTCTGATCGTATTCCTGGGCGTGGTGGTCGGCGGCATCGTGGTCTGCATGTTCCTGCCCATCTTCAAGATGAGCGAGATCATCAACCCGCCCAAGAGATAA
- a CDS encoding TIGR01777 family protein: MSRITHDLCDLLGIPHHGAGRSRREEAQNFDRATVERSPARTQSGSDSSSLHPSATPIPVQSLLTSAPTSPNRRLILAGGSGFLGGLLARHFAAKGWDIVILTRRSDAANATGREVRWDGECLGDWVRELDGSDVVINLAGRSVNCRYHARNRRLVLDSRVNATRVLGEAIARCARPPRVWFNLSTATIYKHTFGPAWNETGEIGATPEARDAFSIEVATAWEHAFNEAVTPQTCKVAIRSAMVFGLNADANNVYRVLRRLVRFGLGDRMGSGRQFVSWIHETDFCRAVEFLIGREDLSGPVNLSAPNPLTNAEMMAVLRRVLRRSVGLPATEWMLELGAFFLRTETELIIKSRRVVPGRLCDAGFKFEFTQLEDAIRDLEHRL; the protein is encoded by the coding sequence ATGAGCCGAATCACGCATGATCTCTGCGACCTGCTGGGGATACCCCATCATGGTGCGGGCAGGAGCCGACGTGAGGAGGCTCAAAACTTCGACCGCGCGACCGTTGAACGATCGCCGGCCCGGACTCAATCCGGGTCAGACAGCTCATCCCTCCATCCTTCCGCCACTCCGATCCCGGTTCAGAGCCTCCTCACGTCGGCTCCTACCAGTCCGAATCGGCGCCTCATCCTCGCCGGTGGCAGCGGGTTCCTTGGCGGGCTGCTGGCCCGTCACTTTGCCGCGAAAGGCTGGGACATCGTGATCCTGACGCGCCGGTCAGACGCTGCGAACGCCACCGGCCGCGAGGTTCGATGGGATGGGGAGTGCCTTGGCGACTGGGTTCGGGAACTTGATGGCTCGGACGTGGTGATCAATCTTGCCGGCCGTTCCGTGAACTGCCGTTACCACGCACGCAATCGTCGGCTCGTGCTCGATTCGCGCGTGAACGCGACGCGCGTCCTCGGCGAAGCCATTGCGCGTTGCGCCCGGCCCCCGCGGGTGTGGTTCAACTTGAGCACGGCGACGATCTACAAGCACACTTTCGGACCGGCCTGGAATGAAACCGGCGAGATCGGCGCGACGCCCGAGGCCCGGGACGCTTTCTCGATCGAAGTGGCCACCGCGTGGGAACACGCTTTCAACGAGGCGGTGACGCCGCAAACGTGCAAAGTGGCGATCCGTTCAGCGATGGTCTTCGGCCTGAACGCCGATGCCAACAACGTTTATCGCGTGCTGCGGCGGCTGGTTCGTTTCGGCCTGGGCGATCGTATGGGCAGCGGCCGGCAGTTCGTGTCGTGGATTCACGAAACGGACTTCTGCCGCGCGGTCGAGTTCCTGATCGGGCGCGAGGACCTGAGTGGACCGGTGAACCTCTCCGCCCCGAATCCGTTGACCAACGCCGAGATGATGGCCGTCTTGCGCCGCGTCCTGCGTCGGTCGGTCGGCCTGCCGGCCACGGAATGGATGCTCGAACTCGGCGCGTTTTTCCTGCGAACCGAGACCGAGTTGATCATCAAGAGCCGGCGGGTCGTGCCAGGACGATTGTGTGACGCCGGGTTCAAGTTCGAGTTCACCCAGCTGGAAGATGCCATCCGCGATCTCGAGCATCGTTTGTGA